In Cytophagia bacterium CHB2, the sequence ATGCTCCGTTCTCCTTTTCCAAAACAAAAAATGCCAGGCGCTGCGTCACGTCCGGCATTCAGATTGATGATAAATTTTTGCTTCGCTTTATGAGGCTTTGGCCGCCAGTTTGTTGCGGAACAACGCCAAGCGCGATTTTTGATTCGCCGCTTTATTGGGATGAATAATGCGTTTGCGCGCCATCTTATCCAGCAACGAAGATACTTCTTTATAAGATTGTTCTGCCGCTGTCTGGTCGGTCGCGGCCAATACCTTCTTCGTTAATGTTTTCAACGCCGAGCGTTGGCTGCGGTTGCGCGCATGCCGGACTTTATCTTGGCGAATGCTTTTAATTGCAGCGGAATGATGTGCCATGATTTTCCTAATTGCTTGATTTGAGCTA encodes:
- the rpsT gene encoding 30S ribosomal protein S20, with the protein product MAHHSAAIKSIRQDKVRHARNRSQRSALKTLTKKVLAATDQTAAEQSYKEVSSLLDKMARKRIIHPNKAANQKSRLALFRNKLAAKAS